Below is a genomic region from Bacillota bacterium.
TGGAAGAGTACCACGTAGGCGTGGAGGTGTGGGGCACACTCCCCCACCCCGTGCATGCCGCCAACTTGCCCCAGGTGGCGGAGAAGCTGCGAGAACTCCAACTTCGCCCTGTGATTGCGGTGGACGCTTGCCTGGGGGTGCAGGAGCAGGTGGGCAGCATCGTAGTCGGCAAAGGTTGCATCCGTCCCGGGGCAGGCGTGAACAAGGTCCTGCCCGAAGTGGGAGATATACATATGACCGGCACCGTAAACGTGGCCGGTCACATGGAATACCTCGTGCTCCAGAACACGCGCCTGTGGCTGGTGTTCAAAATGGCGCTGGTTATGGCCAGCGCCCTGGCGCTGGTCTTCCCCCGGGGGACTCCTCAGCGCGCAGCCTCACCGCTCGCCTCACTTCTTCCAGCACCTGCTGCGGCGTCTTACCCGCAGCAGCGATAACTGGACTCCTGGTCTTGATGTCCTGCATGCCCATGAGGTCTATGTCTCCGGCGGTGGTCACCACCGCCTGCACCTCGTCCGGAACAGGAGTCCGGAGGGGGATGACACGGTATCCCTCCCGCTGCAATAAATCCGCCACGGGGGCAAGAGCTGTCTCCACCGCTACGGCAGGCTCCTCTTCGCTGCTGGACAACATAGGCTCACCTCCACCCTATTCTTGTTCCCGGTGGGATCGCCTATGCGCGTGCAGCAGCCCGGCCACCTCCTCATCGCTGACCTGCGGGAAATGACGGTAAAACTGGCCGACAGCGTAAAAAGGTGAGGGGGTCGCCAGACACACCACCCGATCCGCTTCCTCCTGGAGCCGGGCAACGCTCTCCGGGGGAGCGACAGGTACCGCTACGGTGAGGGTAGCCGGGCGCTGGGGGCGAAGGGCGCGCAGGGCAGCCAGGACCGTATGCCCGGTGGCTACCCCGTCATCGACCACCACCACATCCATGCCCTCCAGCTCCGGAGGCGGCAAGCCCCGACGGTAAAGCTCCAGGCGACGCCTCACCTCCTGTGCCTGCCGTTGCGACTCCTTGGCGATGTAGGCAGCACTGGCCCCCACCAGTTCAGCCAGCCCCTGATCGATGATCACCTGGCCGTCAGGCCCCACGGCCCCGATGGCGAGTTCCGGATTGCGGGGTGCCCCGATCTTGCGAGGGACGATTACGTCCAGGGTAGCCCCCAGGGCTCGCGCTACCCGCGCAGCCACCACCACACCACCTCGAGGCACTCCCAGCACCAGAGGTCTGGTGAGGCCGAGGGCCACCACCCTCTCTCCCAACAGGGTTCCGGCTTCCTCCCGGTCGGCGAACATAGGCTAGCTGCCCTCGCCCGTGGCTTGCTGACCCTCCTGCTGGCGGCGGAAGCTACTGGAGCCTTCCAGAATACCTCCCTCCTCCACCACCAACTGGGAAACCTTTACGTTGCCCACCAGAACTCCGGTGGTGGCTATCTCCAACTTGCCGGCAGCCTCCACATCGCCCTTGAGTTGACCGGCCACCACCACATGGCGCGCCTTGACCTTTGCCACCACTCTGGCGTCCTGGCCGACGAAGACGTCGCCCTCCCCTATTATCTCACCCTCCAGGCGCCCGTCTACGCGGATGCTTCCCTGGGAGGTCACAGTCCCCTGCAGGAAAGTGGACTTGCCAATCACCGTATCCACACTGTCCGGGTTGGGGCGTTCCACCTTCTTGCCCAGCACTACTTCTCCCCTCCCAACCGCTGCAGGTACGGCCAGGGGTCGACCTCCCGGCCGTTGAAATGCAGCTCGAAGTGCAGGTGATCCCCGGTAGCCCGGCCACTCTCACCAACGGCAGCGATGATCTGTCCCGCCTCGACCTGCTGTCCTGCCTGCACCAGCAGGCGAGAATGGTGCCCGTACACGGTGCGGATTCCGTGCCCGTGGTCCAGGATCACGGTTCGCCCCAGACCCACCTTGTAACCCGCAAATACCACCACCCCGTCTGCCACCGCCCGCACGGGCGTTCCTTTGGGGGCGGCCAGGTCAACGCCGGCGTGGAACTCGCGCCCGAGTCCAAAGGGGGAGCGTCTGTACCCGAAACCGGAGGTGAAGCGCCCCAGCACGGGCATACATTGAGGGAGGGACAGAAGAATGTCCTGGCGCTGTTGGAGGACCTCCCGCAGCGCTGCGAGGCGGTCGC
It encodes:
- the yyaC gene encoding spore protease YyaC, which encodes MAFPLDLGEQGILRVSVHQPGVEHLLAARIAALCQASEATKPAVLCIGTDRSTGDALGPLVGTLLEEYHVGVEVWGTLPHPVHAANLPQVAEKLRELQLRPVIAVDACLGVQEQVGSIVVGKGCIRPGAGVNKVLPEVGDIHMTGTVNVAGHMEYLVLQNTRLWLVFKMALVMASALALVFPRGTPQRAASPLASLLPAPAAASYPQQR
- a CDS encoding polymer-forming cytoskeletal protein is translated as MLGKKVERPNPDSVDTVIGKSTFLQGTVTSQGSIRVDGRLEGEIIGEGDVFVGQDARVVAKVKARHVVVAGQLKGDVEAAGKLEIATTGVLVGNVKVSQLVVEEGGILEGSSSFRRQQEGQQATGEGS
- a CDS encoding YkuS family protein, with protein sequence MLSSSEEEPAVAVETALAPVADLLQREGYRVIPLRTPVPDEVQAVVTTAGDIDLMGMQDIKTRSPVIAAAGKTPQQVLEEVRRAVRLRAEESPGGRPAPGRWP
- a CDS encoding phosphoribosyltransferase family protein, coding for MFADREEAGTLLGERVVALGLTRPLVLGVPRGGVVVAARVARALGATLDVIVPRKIGAPRNPELAIGAVGPDGQVIIDQGLAELVGASAAYIAKESQRQAQEVRRRLELYRRGLPPPELEGMDVVVVDDGVATGHTVLAALRALRPQRPATLTVAVPVAPPESVARLQEEADRVVCLATPSPFYAVGQFYRHFPQVSDEEVAGLLHAHRRSHREQE